The DNA sequence GGACGTCGAGTGTATCGCCACAACAGCCCACGTCGAGGAACTCCTCCCACACGTCGCCCGCTTGGACGTGATCCTTCGTCTTCCGGAGGTACGCGAGGAAATGCCTCGTTCCGATCTGAAATTGCCCCCAACTGCTCAGATCCTCGGGATACGAGACGACGACTCGGGTCGCCGATTCGCCCGTCTGCTGTGCGTTTTCTGTCGCCATAGTGATGTAGAGGAGCGCGAGACAATTATGCCTTCGTACGACTTTTTCCCTTTTACACTCCCGTTTCGCATGACTGTTTTGGCCGTAGTAATTAAGAAAGCTTATTCAGGGCCGTCCCGGACCCATCCGTTATGGTAGAGTTTCAAGTACCGGAGGTCGATTACACCCGGTACTCGAATCGGCAATTAGCGGGGGTTCCCCTCGCCATTCTCGTGCTGGCGTTGCTTGTCCTCGCCGGTTGGTACATGGCAACCGGCGCACCAGTGACGCCCGGCATCGATTTTACAGGCGGAACGGAAATGAGAATTCAGACGACCGCGTCCCAACATCACATCGAGACGTCGTTCGATTCTCAGGTCGCGTCGGTGACGCCGTCGGCATCGCAAAACAACGTGTACCTCGTTTCGTTCCAAAGTACTGATACGAACTCGCTGACGAATCAGGCACAGAGTAACGGATACGAGGTACTCTCGGTGCAGAGTACGTCCGCGAACTTCGGAGCGGGTGCCCAGCAGCTCGCGCTGTACGGTATCGTCGCGGCGTTCGTGGGGATGAGCATCATCGTCTTCCTGATGTTTCGCTCGTTCGTCCCCTCCATCGCCGTCGTCATCTCCGCGTTCGGCGACATCGTGATTCCGCTCGCGTTGATGGACGTGTTCGGCATCAAGCTTTCACTAGGTACCGTCGCCGCGCTCCTGATGCTCATCGGTTACAGCGTGGACTCGGATATCCTGCTCAACAATCACGTCCTCCGGCGCTCGGGTGACTTCTACGAGAGCACCTATCGCGCGATGCGGACCGGTGTGACGATGACTGTCACCTCGCTTGCCGCGATGGTCGTGATGACCCTCGTGTCCGCCTTCTTCCAAATCGGGCTTCTCACGTCCATCGGCGTGATTCTCGTGATGGGACTGGCGACCGACCTCATGAACACCTACATGCTCAACTTGAGCCTCCTTCGCTGGTACAAATACGAAGGGGTGGCGCGATGAGCATCCGCGACCATTGGCGTACCGGGTTGCTCCTCATCCTCCTGCTCGGGAGCGCGTTCGCGCTCTTCGTCCCGCAGGGTGGGAACAGTAACAGCCTTTCCGCAAACGCCACCTCTTCCGGTCCGACCAACCTGAAGTACGGGCTCGACCTGGCGGGTGGGACGCAAATCCGTGCGCCCGTCAACGGTGTCACCGCCGAACAGGTACACATCGCCAACGGAACGTCCCAAACCGACCTCCAGAAGAGCGTCGCCAGCAACATCAAGGGCGTCGGTCAGGCGGACGTGAAGTTCCGGGCCACGCAGTCTGCGACTGTCGGCACCATCGAGGTGTACTCGAAGAACGTCAAACCGGCACAGCTGAAATCCGCGCTCGACAGCGCGAACGTCGAGTACGGCACCGTTCGACAGGG is a window from the Haladaptatus sp. R4 genome containing:
- the secF gene encoding protein translocase subunit SecF, giving the protein MVEFQVPEVDYTRYSNRQLAGVPLAILVLALLVLAGWYMATGAPVTPGIDFTGGTEMRIQTTASQHHIETSFDSQVASVTPSASQNNVYLVSFQSTDTNSLTNQAQSNGYEVLSVQSTSANFGAGAQQLALYGIVAAFVGMSIIVFLMFRSFVPSIAVVISAFGDIVIPLALMDVFGIKLSLGTVAALLMLIGYSVDSDILLNNHVLRRSGDFYESTYRAMRTGVTMTVTSLAAMVVMTLVSAFFQIGLLTSIGVILVMGLATDLMNTYMLNLSLLRWYKYEGVAR